A genomic region of Jaculus jaculus isolate mJacJac1 chromosome 10, mJacJac1.mat.Y.cur, whole genome shotgun sequence contains the following coding sequences:
- the LOC101602313 gene encoding oocyte-expressed protein homolog — protein sequence MAVPDAAAPAEPDGHTEPPSAERLLSVLPASPRIRVRPWWFPAQELSVPLVFHLEAWVADRIFGPDRAVIPEMEWMSQALLSVDTVNSGKLAEISVFGRPGVQNRVRSILLNLASWHLEQQVQRVRIKQLEEFLKFRASRPEAPSFLFNTTESSGAS from the exons ATGGCCGTCCCTGACGCCGCTGCGCCCGCAGAGCCCGACGGGCACACGGAGCCCCCCTCCGCGGAGAGGCTGCTCAGCGTGCTGCCCGCGTCGCCGCGGATTCGGGTCAGGCCCTGGTGGTTTCCCGCGCAGGAGCTGAGCGTCCCTCTGGTGTTCCACCTGGAGGCCTGGGTGGCGGATAGGATCTTCG GCCCGGACCGAGCTGTGATCCCAGAAATGGAGTGGATGAGCCAGGCTTTGCTGAGCGTGGACACCGTGAACTCTGGAAAGCTAGCGGAAATCTCCGTTTTTGGACGGCCTGGTGTACAGAACCGAGTGAGGAGCATCCTCTTGAACCTGGCGTCGTGGCACCTTGAACAACAGGTCCAGCGAG TTAGGATAAAACAACTTGAGGAGTTTCTGAAGTTCCGTGCCTCAAGGCCAGAGGCTCCCAGCTTCCTGTTTAATACCACAGAATCCTCAGGAGCATCATGA